From the genome of Nitrososphaerota archaeon, one region includes:
- a CDS encoding GAF domain-containing protein, whose amino-acid sequence MKSSMVKLTREQAREVLGKVDAALGESKGREARERVAKTLNSIVPTYSWVGIYAVEGKDLVLDAWAGPAATEHTRIPIGKGICGFAAKAGRTEIVSDVSKDPRYLQCFLSTRAEIVVPIFNGTSVVGEIDIDSDQLDAFSTLDRELLEAVARKTSERWSA is encoded by the coding sequence TTGAAGTCGTCCATGGTCAAGTTGACGAGAGAACAGGCTAGAGAGGTCCTGGGCAAGGTCGACGCCGCTCTAGGGGAGTCCAAGGGCCGCGAGGCGAGAGAGCGCGTCGCAAAGACTTTGAATTCAATTGTCCCGACATATTCCTGGGTCGGCATCTACGCTGTCGAGGGAAAGGACCTCGTCCTCGACGCCTGGGCAGGGCCAGCTGCGACCGAGCACACCCGCATACCAATCGGGAAGGGCATCTGTGGATTCGCCGCGAAAGCCGGGAGGACGGAGATAGTCTCGGACGTCAGCAAGGACCCGCGCTATCTTCAGTGCTTCCTCTCCACAAGGGCTGAGATAGTCGTCCCGATCTTCAACGGAACCAGCGTAGTGGGGGAGATAGACATCGACAGCGACCAGCTCGACGCCTTCTCCACCCTGGACAGGGAGCTGCTCGAGGCGGTCGCCAGGAAGACCAGCGAACGCTGGTCCGCATGA
- a CDS encoding aquaporin: MSSVPLSKKVAAEFVGTFVFIIVGAGSAIGAYSLGKQDPASSLLVAALGNGLGLAMAVSATMGTSGGVLNPAVALGLLVGKKLAPRDLVPYILAELGGAILAGLVLVGSFPSPIGSPVNWGAPTLSQMLSSWQGIGIEALLTFILVIAVYGTAVDPRAPKIGGLGIGLAVIADVLLGGNLTGAAMNPARAMGPMIAGGFLPSYWYIYWVGPVIGALAAGLVYAFVIESRQ, encoded by the coding sequence ATGTCCTCCGTCCCTCTCTCCAAGAAGGTCGCCGCAGAGTTCGTAGGCACCTTCGTCTTCATCATCGTCGGCGCAGGCTCCGCTATCGGCGCCTACTCCCTCGGGAAGCAGGATCCCGCATCCTCTCTCTTGGTTGCGGCCCTTGGAAACGGCCTGGGCCTTGCCATGGCAGTCTCCGCGACCATGGGCACCTCCGGTGGCGTCCTGAACCCCGCGGTCGCGCTCGGGCTCCTGGTGGGGAAGAAGCTGGCCCCCAGGGACCTTGTCCCGTACATCCTGGCCGAACTCGGGGGCGCCATCCTCGCCGGACTCGTGCTGGTAGGTTCCTTCCCGTCGCCGATCGGGTCTCCGGTCAACTGGGGGGCTCCCACCCTCAGCCAGATGCTGAGCTCCTGGCAGGGCATCGGGATCGAAGCTCTCCTGACGTTCATCCTGGTGATCGCAGTCTACGGGACGGCCGTCGACCCCAGGGCTCCCAAGATCGGCGGCCTTGGCATCGGGCTCGCGGTAATCGCAGATGTGCTCCTGGGGGGCAACCTGACAGGCGCGGCGATGAACCCGGCCAGGGCCATGGGCCCCATGATTGCCGGTGGATTCCTCCCGAGCTACTGGTACATCTACTGGGTCGGCCCGGTAATCGGCGCTCTGGCGGCGGGCCTCGTCTACGCTTTCGTCATTGAGAGCAGACAGTAG